A window from Prosthecobacter sp. encodes these proteins:
- a CDS encoding pyruvate carboxylase has translation MSKKPAVPSTIRPIQKLMVANRSEIAIRVMRAATELGLKTVGIYAQEDRFCPHRFKADEAYELNKAKGPLGAYLDIEGIVTLAKEKGVDAIHPGYGFLSENPAFAQACADAGIIFIGPEAKILDMMGDKTAARSIARKLRVPILEGTDEPVSDRKEALAAAKKIGFPLIIKAAFGGGGRGMRVVREAKDLEKLLDEAQTEAERAFGNGAVFLEKFVGKAKHIEVQILADKHGNVLHLHERDCSVQRRHQKVIEQAPSYGVKQSVIDGLCDAAVKLAREVNYTHAGTVEFLVDHETGEWYFIEMNPRIQVEHTVTEEITGIDIVRSQILIAQGYQIHEEPLALPVQEKIEKSGYAIQCRITTEDPENGFTPDFGKILNYRSPGGFGVRLDGAMGATNSVITPYYDSMLVKMTVFARTYQQALDRMDRGLREFRIRGVKTNIPFLMNVVHHEEFKTGQATTRFIDNNPDLLKFIARKDRASKLLNYLADTIVNGNPHAKGHKIAKAFTAPPIPQWDHRVAPAKGTKQLLTEMGPDKFCKDWIAKQKRLLITDTTMRDAHQSLLATRMRTFDMLAVAGSVARRTPNLFSLEMWGGATFDVTMRFLREDPWERLRAIREKVPNILLQMLFRGSNAVGYTNYPDNVVKGFIKHAADNGMDIFRIFDSLNYLPNLTAAMDAVREDTTSICEGTLCYTGDILDPKRDKYDLKYYVRLAKELEKMGAHMLCIKDMAGLVRPYAAKKLVKALKDEVGIPIHFHTHDTSGLNAASIIEAASAGVDVADAAIASMSGGTSQPNLNSIVAAMQNTPRDTGLDTEALQEFTDYWAAVRSFYKPFDTSEPYGTAEVYLHEMPGGQYTNLKEQATGMGMAHRWPEIAHAYAEVNQLCGDIVKVTPSSKVVGDLAIECVARGVKPADIINLQGTKWSKDVTSMFEGWLGEPFYGMEADKAADSRKKWNKLADAIVGKGGKRIKGRPGTHAAKIKLDDVRTELETKMKKKPTEDDVWSYLMYPDVFLKFADFRKTYGDVAALPTPAYYYGLQQKEEINIELEAGKTLFVRLLNLTESDHNGQQTAIFELNGYPRHTTVTNKALAVNTVTKAKADPADSTQVGAPMPGMVASIAVSVGQKVKEGDTIATLEAMKMFAAVASPGAGTVSEICVKIGESVESKDLLVRLVK, from the coding sequence ATGTCCAAGAAACCCGCTGTCCCCTCCACGATCCGCCCCATCCAGAAATTGATGGTCGCGAACCGCTCCGAAATCGCCATCCGCGTCATGCGCGCGGCCACGGAGCTCGGTCTGAAAACGGTGGGCATCTACGCCCAGGAAGACCGCTTCTGCCCGCATCGCTTCAAGGCGGACGAGGCTTATGAATTGAACAAGGCCAAGGGGCCACTTGGCGCTTACCTCGACATCGAGGGCATCGTCACGCTGGCAAAGGAGAAGGGTGTGGATGCGATTCACCCGGGCTACGGCTTCTTGAGCGAGAATCCGGCTTTCGCGCAGGCCTGTGCGGACGCGGGGATCATCTTCATCGGCCCCGAGGCGAAGATCCTCGACATGATGGGCGACAAAACCGCCGCACGTAGCATCGCGCGCAAGCTGCGGGTGCCGATTCTCGAAGGCACCGACGAGCCGGTGAGTGATCGCAAGGAAGCCCTCGCGGCGGCGAAGAAGATCGGCTTTCCGCTGATCATCAAGGCGGCCTTCGGCGGTGGTGGTCGTGGGATGCGTGTGGTGCGCGAGGCCAAAGATCTCGAAAAGCTGCTCGATGAGGCGCAGACGGAAGCGGAGCGCGCTTTCGGCAATGGGGCGGTCTTCCTCGAAAAATTCGTCGGCAAGGCGAAGCACATCGAAGTGCAGATCCTCGCGGACAAGCACGGCAACGTGCTGCATTTGCATGAGCGCGATTGCTCCGTGCAGCGCCGTCACCAGAAGGTGATCGAGCAGGCGCCGAGCTATGGCGTGAAGCAGAGCGTCATCGACGGTCTGTGCGATGCGGCGGTGAAGCTGGCGCGGGAAGTGAACTACACGCACGCCGGCACGGTCGAGTTTCTCGTCGATCACGAAACCGGCGAGTGGTACTTCATCGAGATGAATCCGCGCATCCAGGTGGAGCACACCGTGACGGAGGAGATCACCGGCATCGACATCGTGCGCAGCCAGATCCTCATCGCTCAGGGCTATCAGATTCATGAGGAGCCGCTGGCGTTGCCTGTGCAGGAGAAGATCGAGAAAAGTGGCTACGCCATCCAGTGCCGCATCACCACGGAAGACCCGGAGAACGGTTTCACGCCCGATTTCGGCAAGATCCTCAACTACCGCAGCCCCGGCGGCTTCGGCGTTCGGCTCGACGGGGCGATGGGCGCGACCAACTCGGTCATCACGCCTTATTATGACTCCATGCTGGTGAAGATGACCGTCTTTGCCCGCACCTATCAGCAGGCGCTCGACCGCATGGACCGCGGCCTGCGCGAGTTCCGCATCCGCGGCGTGAAGACGAACATCCCGTTCCTCATGAACGTGGTGCATCACGAGGAGTTCAAGACCGGTCAGGCCACCACGCGCTTCATCGACAACAATCCCGATCTGCTCAAGTTCATCGCGCGCAAAGACCGTGCGTCGAAGCTGTTGAACTACCTCGCCGACACCATCGTGAACGGCAATCCACACGCGAAGGGCCACAAGATCGCCAAGGCCTTCACCGCACCGCCGATTCCGCAGTGGGATCACCGCGTCGCCCCCGCGAAGGGCACGAAGCAGCTCCTCACCGAGATGGGACCTGATAAGTTCTGCAAAGACTGGATCGCCAAGCAGAAGCGCCTGCTCATCACCGACACCACCATGCGTGATGCGCATCAGTCGCTGCTCGCCACACGCATGCGCACCTTTGACATGCTCGCCGTGGCCGGCTCCGTGGCACGCCGCACGCCGAATTTGTTCAGTCTCGAAATGTGGGGTGGCGCGACCTTTGACGTGACCATGCGCTTCTTGCGCGAAGATCCGTGGGAGCGTCTGCGCGCCATCCGCGAGAAAGTGCCCAATATTTTGCTGCAGATGCTCTTCCGCGGCTCGAACGCCGTCGGTTACACGAATTACCCGGACAACGTGGTGAAGGGCTTCATCAAACATGCCGCCGACAACGGCATGGACATCTTCCGCATCTTCGACAGCCTCAATTACCTCCCCAACCTCACCGCCGCGATGGATGCGGTGCGTGAAGACACGACTTCGATTTGCGAAGGCACGCTCTGCTACACCGGCGACATCCTTGATCCGAAGCGCGACAAGTACGATCTCAAGTACTACGTTCGCCTCGCCAAGGAACTCGAAAAGATGGGCGCGCACATGCTCTGCATCAAAGACATGGCCGGCCTCGTGCGTCCGTATGCCGCGAAGAAGCTCGTCAAGGCGCTCAAGGATGAAGTCGGCATCCCGATTCACTTCCACACGCATGACACCAGCGGCCTGAACGCCGCCAGCATCATCGAAGCCGCCAGTGCGGGTGTCGATGTGGCCGACGCCGCCATCGCATCCATGTCCGGCGGCACTTCGCAGCCGAACTTGAACTCCATCGTCGCCGCCATGCAAAACACGCCGCGCGACACCGGCCTCGACACCGAGGCACTGCAGGAGTTCACCGACTACTGGGCCGCCGTTCGCAGCTTCTACAAACCCTTCGACACCTCCGAGCCCTACGGCACCGCCGAAGTCTATCTCCACGAGATGCCCGGCGGCCAGTACACCAATCTCAAAGAACAGGCCACCGGCATGGGTATGGCCCATCGCTGGCCTGAGATCGCTCATGCGTATGCGGAGGTGAACCAGCTCTGCGGCGACATCGTCAAAGTCACGCCATCGAGCAAAGTCGTCGGCGATCTCGCCATCGAATGCGTCGCCCGCGGCGTGAAGCCCGCCGACATCATCAACCTGCAAGGCACCAAGTGGAGCAAGGACGTCACCAGCATGTTTGAAGGCTGGCTCGGCGAACCCTTCTACGGCATGGAGGCCGACAAGGCCGCCGACAGCCGCAAGAAGTGGAACAAGCTCGCGGATGCCATCGTTGGCAAAGGCGGCAAGCGCATCAAAGGCCGCCCCGGCACCCACGCCGCCAAGATCAAGCTCGACGACGTGCGGACCGAGCTGGAAACCAAGATGAAGAAGAAGCCCACTGAAGACGACGTGTGGAGCTACCTCATGTATCCCGATGTGTTCCTGAAGTTCGCCGACTTCCGCAAAACCTACGGCGACGTCGCCGCCCTGCCCACGCCCGCGTATTACTACGGCTTGCAGCAGAAAGAGGAGATCAACATCGAGCTGGAGGCCGGCAAGACCCTCTTCGTCCGCCTGCTTAACCTCACCGAGTCCGACCACAACGGCCAGCAGACCGCCATCTTCGAACTCAACGGCTACCCCCGCCACACCACCGTCACCAACAAAGCCCTCGCCGTAAACACCGTCACCAAAGCCAAAGCCGACCCCGCCGATTCCACCCAGGTCGGCGCCCCCATGCCCGGCATGGTCGCCAGCATCGCCGTCAGCGTCGGTCAGAAGGTCAAGGAAGGCGACACCATCGCCACCCTCGAAGCCATGAAGATGTTCGCCGCCGTCGCCTCACCCGGTGCCGGCACCGTCAGCGAAATCTGCGTCAAGATCGGCGAGAGCGTCGAGAGCAAGGATTTGCTGGTGAGGCTGGTGAAGTGA
- the tnpA gene encoding IS200/IS605 family transposase, which produces MPQSLANVLIHAVWSTKERFSFLTDKPLREELHRYLGGISARLDCPTLIVGGVEDHVHILMRLARTITLADWVKEMKRASTVWLIEQSQRDPMLAKFHWQSGYGVFSVSESKTAEVRAYIAKQEEHHAKITFQDEYRRFLKAHGIEWDEKHVWD; this is translated from the coding sequence ATGCCTCAATCGCTCGCCAACGTCCTGATCCATGCGGTGTGGTCCACGAAGGAACGATTTTCATTCCTCACGGACAAACCGCTGCGCGAGGAACTCCATCGCTACCTCGGCGGCATCTCGGCGCGGCTGGATTGTCCGACGCTGATCGTCGGCGGCGTGGAGGATCACGTTCACATCCTGATGCGACTGGCCCGCACAATCACGCTGGCGGATTGGGTGAAGGAGATGAAACGCGCCTCCACCGTCTGGCTCATTGAGCAGTCGCAGCGCGATCCGATGCTCGCCAAATTCCACTGGCAGTCCGGTTACGGCGTCTTTTCCGTCAGCGAATCAAAGACGGCCGAGGTGCGTGCTTACATCGCGAAGCAGGAGGAGCATCATGCCAAGATCACCTTCCAAGACGAATACCGCCGCTTCCTCAAGGCGCATGGCATCGAGTGGGATGAGAAGCATGTGTGGGATTGA
- a CDS encoding prepilin-type N-terminal cleavage/methylation domain-containing protein: protein MKTHWQPASRAFTLIELLVVITIIAILVSLAGAQIIKVLDDANRVKVLAVVTELKSGIDAYQLDYTRFPIDSNTGAGNGEDAAELLTDGSNSLVDALMGIPPAANASGGRDLNPKRTPFSQFSTAKNDRHGLVGATRPSKLHDMWGQPYRILLDTNGDNQVKNPDATNADPKISQNQAAFLVVKSAVYSSGKDKIPQTSDDITSWRAK, encoded by the coding sequence ATGAAAACGCACTGGCAGCCTGCTTCGCGAGCGTTCACCCTGATCGAACTCCTCGTTGTGATCACCATCATCGCGATCCTGGTCAGCCTGGCGGGAGCGCAGATCATCAAAGTTCTCGACGACGCCAACCGTGTGAAGGTGCTGGCCGTGGTGACGGAGTTGAAGAGCGGGATCGACGCCTACCAGCTCGACTACACCCGCTTCCCTATCGACTCGAACACGGGAGCCGGAAATGGCGAGGATGCAGCCGAACTGCTTACCGACGGCAGCAATTCCCTCGTGGACGCCCTCATGGGCATTCCTCCCGCCGCAAATGCGAGCGGAGGCCGCGACCTCAATCCCAAGCGCACGCCGTTCTCTCAATTTTCCACGGCCAAAAACGATCGTCACGGCCTCGTCGGCGCCACACGGCCCTCGAAGCTTCACGACATGTGGGGCCAGCCTTACCGCATCCTGCTCGACACGAATGGCGACAACCAGGTGAAGAACCCCGATGCCACCAACGCCGACCCGAAGATCTCGCAGAATCAGGCCGCGTTCCTCGTGGTGAAGTCCGCCGTTTACAGCAGCGGTAAAGACAAAATACCGCAAACGTCAGATGACATCACCTCGTGGCGGGCGAAATGA
- a CDS encoding substrate-binding domain-containing protein produces the protein MKFRLFLVICAALIAACGKTSDTPATATKGTIGVSLLTLQNPFFKVIGDNITSEAAKHGYDTLVVSADSDVARQSNQVKDFIVKKAVAIVLSPADSKAIVPVIQEANAAGIPVFTVDVPCNEPGVKIVTQVATDNFGGGKEAGKAMIEALKGQGGKIGVLDLKQVESCILRVKGFKEVLDAHNATAAQKIEIVSELDGGGAKDKGYKAAEDMLQAHPDMVGIFAINDPSALGARGALEKAGRADKVVIIGFDGQPEGKQAIKDGKIYADPIQFPDKMGVEVVRAFLRHSKGEELPPQMLIPTSLYRKADGAADASLK, from the coding sequence ATGAAATTCCGCCTCTTCCTTGTCATCTGCGCAGCCCTGATCGCCGCCTGCGGCAAAACGTCGGACACACCGGCCACCGCCACGAAAGGCACCATCGGTGTGTCACTGCTGACGTTGCAGAATCCGTTTTTCAAAGTCATCGGCGACAACATCACCTCCGAAGCAGCGAAGCATGGCTATGACACGCTGGTGGTGAGCGCGGACAGCGATGTGGCACGGCAGAGCAACCAGGTGAAGGATTTCATCGTGAAGAAGGCCGTGGCCATCGTGCTGAGTCCGGCGGATTCCAAAGCCATCGTACCGGTGATCCAGGAAGCGAACGCGGCTGGCATTCCGGTGTTCACGGTGGACGTGCCGTGCAACGAACCCGGCGTGAAGATCGTGACGCAGGTGGCCACGGACAACTTCGGCGGCGGCAAGGAAGCAGGCAAGGCGATGATCGAGGCGCTCAAAGGACAGGGCGGGAAGATCGGTGTGCTGGATTTGAAGCAGGTCGAGTCGTGCATCCTGCGCGTGAAGGGCTTCAAAGAAGTGCTCGATGCGCACAACGCCACAGCGGCGCAGAAGATCGAGATCGTGAGCGAACTCGACGGCGGCGGCGCGAAGGACAAGGGCTACAAGGCCGCCGAGGACATGCTGCAGGCGCATCCTGACATGGTGGGCATCTTCGCCATCAATGATCCTTCCGCGCTCGGTGCGCGTGGTGCGCTGGAGAAGGCGGGCAGGGCCGACAAGGTGGTGATCATCGGCTTCGACGGCCAGCCGGAGGGCAAGCAGGCGATCAAGGATGGCAAGATTTACGCCGATCCGATCCAATTCCCCGACAAGATGGGCGTGGAGGTCGTGCGCGCGTTCCTGCGTCACTCGAAAGGCGAGGAACTGCCGCCGCAGATGCTCATTCCGACGAGTTTGTATCGCAAAGCCGATGGCGCGGCGGATGCTTCGCTGAAATAA